A genomic segment from Aspergillus puulaauensis MK2 DNA, chromosome 1, nearly complete sequence encodes:
- a CDS encoding EF hand domain protein (COG:T,U;~EggNog:ENOG410PGRZ;~InterPro:IPR011992,IPR009060,IPR002048,IPR015940, IPR018247,IPR000261;~PFAM:PF12763,PF00627;~go_function: GO:0005509 - calcium ion binding [Evidence IEA];~go_function: GO:0005515 - protein binding [Evidence IEA]), whose protein sequence is MADNARQPNLNLTPEEKRVFYQLFQAADTTNLGVITGEIAVPFFEKTQLAPETLGLIWQIADKENRGLLTPSGFGVVLRLIGHAQAGRSPTDELALQTGPLPKFDGIVVDTSVPSPRESAGSPQPAAGGPPIRVPPLNPEDVNKFVSLFEKSDVARSGTINGETAKQIFERARLPNEILGRIWNLADTKQRGVLDTTEFIIAMHLLTSFKSGAMRGIPQVLPLGLYDAAARRGASRPSFSGPRPGLDVPPVPAIPKQFTGPQRTQSPINRQQFGSPLSAQSTGGEWLVSPAEKLQFDNYFNTVDTAKSGVISGDQAVSFFTKAQLPEETLAQIWDLADIDADGQLTRDEFAVAMYLIRLQYTGKGPIPQHLPPALIPPSMRRPGSAQAVPVPAPVPAPAQAPAPIQTAADDLFGLDPFATAPAAPIPAPAQMPQSTGNSNSPFAAPSSPGPQSSPPASATTFKPFVPTSTFGQSLQPQATGASSGPSTARSPPQPSDDLLGDNDPEESSKLTQETTELANLSNQIGSLANEMQNVQTKRSGTEQELSQSSQQKRDFESRLAQARSMYEQEVKNFKALEEKLKISKAETTKLQQEYALIDGSRQDLQNQYNQVSAALAADQQENASLKEKIREANAAVTQLKPALEKARSEARQQKGLAAINKKQLATVEGERDKIQEEIDDSPKENPTRDAPAESEEVASPASNPPAVTSPAASTASQNTNPFFKRTMTGSSENNAPSPQISNDQQRAFDSLFGPSFGAAPATAVTPPPPTSFRADSQGNSVASPVGSGVPTPSVSPPPSSAGAFGSEPPPPALSRQMTPNALPLTGTLSETTSTKVSPPGSRFGAQDASSVGTPSRAGGSEARAASTSPFDETEDSKDRFPPIPGAFEEPSQSSASLGSEERPAEGKDPSFDDLFGGPAHQRSKSQKDNDFEEAFAALKGPNASEAAKPNGAPESEFPPIREIDDDDDDSTDSETQLGFDDNFTPVFPQSHGASKSDGIEPSQLAAFPAPGSSNSPTLPPPAAESQPSPPKYDEGAEKQAPGNIPPEFSGLLPTRFDPTAAPDAPHSVESTTGAPIVGGEAQKDTTQTTPPTQTPGGSKAPDFEAAFSGLNLAPAKEADDDDDEDEDFSRSEGRQNNMDFDFSFDPAASQQQRAATQTSASGNTSSDFFSFDQGAAPSSSGPANPGTKSEDHDWEALFAPLDNIKSPGAEAINGAPSGASTESKQPGWALQNETQDDPNLQRLTGMGFPRDASLVALEKFDYNIDMAIDHLTKA, encoded by the exons ATGGCTGACAATG CGCGCCAACCGAATTTGAACTTGACTCCCGAAGAGAAGCGAGTCTTCTATCAACTTTTTCAAGCTGCCGACACGACAAATCTAGGCGTTATCACAGGCGAGATTGCTGTTCCATTCTTCGAGAAGACCCAGCTCGCCCCGGAAACCCTCGGATTG ATATGGCAAATCGCGGACAAGGAGAACAGGGGTCTCTTGACCCCCTCTGGGTTTGGTGTCGTGTTGCGATTGATCGGGCACGCCCAAGCTGGTCGCTCACCCACAGATGAATTGGCTTTACAAA CTGGCCCATTACCCAAGTTTGACGGGATTGTGGTCGACACTTCCGTACCTTCTCCGCGAGAGAGCGCAGGCAGTCCTCAACCTGCGGCTGGTGGACCACCGATTCGAGTTCCCCCCCTAAACCCTGAGGATGTCAACAAgtttgtttctttgttcgAGAAATCGGATGTTGCTAGAAGTGGGACTATCAATG GTGAAACCGCGAAACAGATCTTTGAACGTGCGAGGCTTCCGAACGAGATTCTTGGCCGGATATGGAATTTGGCGGACACCAAGCAACGTGGAGTACTTGATACGACGGAGTTTATCATTGCCATGCACTTGTTGACTTCGTTCAAATCCGGCGCCATGAGAGGGATCCCGCAAGTCCTACCTCTCGGCTTATACGATGCAGCCGCTCGGCGAGGCGCCAGCCGGCCGTCCTTCAGTGGCCCAAGGCCAGGACTCGATGTCCCGCCTGTGCCTGCAATTCCCAAGCAGTTCACCGGACCTCAGCGGACTCAAAGTCCTATCAACAGGCAGCAATTCGGTTCCCCTCTTTCTGCACAATCAACGGGCGGCGAGTGGCTTGTCTCACCAGCGGAGAAGCTCCAGTTTGACAACTATTTCAACACTGTGGATACGGCGAAGTCTGGTGTAATTAGTGGCGACCAAGCAGTCTCCTTCTTTACGAAAGCACAGTTACCTGAGGAGACCCTCGCGCAAATTTGGGATCTTGCGGATATTGATGCTGATGGCCAATTGACGAGGGACGAATTTGCCGTCGCTATGTATCTGATTCGCCTGCAGTATACGGGCAAGGGTCCCATTCCGCAGCATCTACCACCGGCTTTGATTCCTCCAAGTATGCGCCGACCAGGTTCTGCGCAGGCAGTGCCAGTCCCTGCTCCAGTCCCTGCACCTGCCCAGGCCCCTGCTCCAATCCAAACTGCTGCAGATGATCTCTTTGGCCTTGATCCATTCGCAACTGCTCCTGCGGCCCCTATTCCTGCTCCTGCCCAGATGCCACAGTCGACGGGCAACTCAAATTCTCCATTTGCGGCGCCGAGCTCGCCAGGACCCCAGTCATCCCCACCGGCCAGCGCAACAACGTTCAAGCCTTTCGTCCCCACGTCAACTTTTGGTCAAAGCCTGCAACCGCAGGCGACTGGTGCCTCCTCTGGCCCGTCAACCGCTCGTTCTCCGCCTCAGCCGTCTGATGACCTTCTCGGAGACAATGACCCTGAAGAATCCAGCAAGTTGACTCAGGAGACTACGGAACTTGCCAACCTATCTAATCAGATTGGATCTCTCGCAAATGAGATGCAAAATGTTCAAACGAAGCGAAGCGGCACCGAACAGGAACTTTCTCAGTCTTCCCAACAAAAGCGTGACTTCGAATCCCGCCTTGCGCAAGCTAGGTCAATGTACGAGCAGGAGGTGAAGAATTTCAAGGCTTTGGAAGAGAAGCTGAAAATTTCTAAGGCCGAAACAACTAAGTTGCAACAGGAGTACGCCTTGATTGATGGCAGTAGACAGGATCTTCAAAATCAGTACAACCAGGTGtctgctgctcttgcagcTGATCAGCAAGAAAATGCAAGCCTAAAGGAGAAGATCCGTGAAGCTAATGCAGCAGTCACTCAGTTGAAGCCGGCGTTAGAGAAAGCTCGATCCGAGGCACGCCAACAGAAGGGGCTTGCTGCAATCAACAAAAAACAACTGGCAACTGTAGAAGGAGAACGGGATAAGATCCAAGAAGAAATCGATGATTCGCCCAAGGAGAATCCAACTAGGGATGCCCCAGCAGAGTCTGAAGAGGTTGCGTCGCCCGCTAGCAATCCCCCCGCTGTGACAAGTCCTGCAGCGTCAACAGCTAGTCAGAATACCAATCCCTTCTTTAAACGCACGATGACCGGCTCGAGTGAGAATAACGCCCCATCGCCCCAGATCTCAAACGATCAACAACGTGCCTTTGACAGTCTGTTTGGTCCTTCCTTTGGCGCTGCCCCAGCCACAGCTGTcactcctcctccgccaacaTCCTTTCGCGCAGACTCCCAAGGGAACTCAGTAGCGTCCCCGGTTGGCTCTGGAGTCCCAACTCCGTCAGTATCCCCCCCGCCCTCGTCCGCTGGTGCATTTGGCTCGGAACCACCGCCTCCCGCCCTCTCTCGTCAGATGACCCCGAATGCCCTTCCTTTAACTGGAACACTCTCTGAAACCACTTCTACCAAagtttctcctccaggtaGTAGATTTGGTGCTCAAGATGCATCTAGTGTGGGGACTCCCTCCCGGGCTGGTGGCAGTGAAGCCCGTGCTGCTTCTACATCTCCGTTTGACGAGACGGAAGATTCGAAGGACCGATTTCCACCCATCCCCGGTGCTTTCGAAGAACCCTCACAGTCGTCTGCATCACTAGGTAGTGAGGAAAGGCCAGCTGAGGGAAAAGACCCTAGCTTTGATGATTTGTTTGGTGGACCGGCTCATCAGCGATCCAAATCTCAGAAGGACAATGATTTCGAGGAGGCCTTTGCCGCGTTGAAGGGCCCTAATGCGTCTGAAGCGGCAAAGCCCAACGGTGCACCAGAGTCCGAATTTCCGCCAATCCGCGAgattgacgatgacgatgacgacaGCACGGACAGTGAAACACAACTAGGTTTTGACGATAACTTTACGCCTGTTTTCCCTCAGAGCCATGGAGCTTCGAAGTCAGACGGCATTGAGCCATCGCAACTTGCTGCATTCCCAGCTCCAGGGTCATCCAATAGCCCAACCCTGCCTCCACCTGCGGCAGAATCACAACCTAGCCCACCCAAGTATGATGAAGGTGCTGAAAAGCAGGCTCCAGGCAACATACCTCCAGAGTTCAGTGGCTTGCTCCCCACCAGGTTTGACCCAACTGCCGCTCCGGACGCTCCTCATTCCGTAGAATCTACAACCGGTGCCCCTATCGTCGGCGGGGAGGCTCAGAAAGACACCACCCAAACGACCCCACCTACACAAACTCCAGGCGGAAGCAAGGCTCCTGATTTTGAAGCCGCTTTTTCGGGGTTAAACCTCGCACCCGCGAAGGaggcagacgacgacgacgatgaagatgaagatttCTCACGATCCGAGGGCCGACAGAACAACATGGACTTTGATTTTTCGTTTGATCCCGCAGCGTCTCAACAGCAGAGGGCTGCCACCCAAACCAGCGCCTCTGGAAATACAAGCTCTGATTTCTTTAGCTTCGACCAGGGTGCCGCACCCTCGTCATCTGGCCCAGCGAATCCTGGGACTAAGTCAGAGGACCACGACTGGGAAGCGCTCTTCGCCCCTCTGGACAATATCAAATCTCCAGGCGCAGAGGCAATCAACGGAGCTCCTTCAGGCGCATCCACTGAGTCGAAGCAACCTGGCTGGGCACTTCAAAATGAGACACAGGATGATCCGAACCTCCAGCGCCTTACGGGTATGGGCTTCCCCCGAGACGCCTCCCTGGTCGCCCTAGAAAAATTCGACTACAATATTGACATG GCAATCGACCACCTCACGAAAGCGTGA
- the TUB1 gene encoding tubulin alpha chain (COG:Z;~EggNog:ENOG410PFTH;~InterPro:IPR023123,IPR008280,IPR036525,IPR037103, IPR000217,IPR018316,IPR003008,IPR002452,IPR017975;~PFAM:PF03953,PF00091;~go_component: GO:0005874 - microtubule [Evidence IEA];~go_function: GO:0003924 - GTPase activity [Evidence IEA];~go_function: GO:0005200 - structural constituent of cytoskeleton [Evidence IEA];~go_function: GO:0005525 - GTP binding [Evidence IEA];~go_process: GO:0007017 - microtubule-based process [Evidence IEA]), producing MREVISLNVGQAGCQIANSCWELYCLEHGIQPDGYLTEERKQEDPDHGFSTFFSETGQGKYVPRSIYADLEPNVVDEVRTGTYRSLFHPENLITGKEDASNNYARGHYTVGKEMIDQVLDKVRRMADSCSGLQGFLVFHSFGGGTGSGFGALLMERLSVDYGKKSKLEFCVYPAPQNATSVVEPYNSILTTHTTLEHSDCSFMVDNEAIYDICRRNLGIERPSYENLNRLIAQVVSSITASLRFDGSLNVDLNEFQTNLVPYPRIHFPLVAYSPVISADKASHEANSVQDITMSCFEPNNQMVKCDPRNGKYMATCLLYRGDVVPKDTHAAVATLKTKRTIQFVDWCPTGFKIGICYQPPQQVPNGDLAKVNRAVCMLSNTTAISEAWSALDHKFDLMYSKRAFVHWYVGEGMEEGEFSEAREDLAALERDYEEVASESLEDEVEEAEY from the exons ATGAGAGAAGTCATTAGTTTGAACG TCGGCCAGGCCGGTTGCCAGATCGCCAACTCGTGCTGGGAG ctTTACTGCCTCGAGCACGGTATCCAG CCTGATGGATACTTGACCGAAGAGCGCAAGCAGGAAGACCCTGACCACGGCTTCAGCACTTTCTTCTCCGAAACTG GCCAAGGAAAATACGTTCCCCGTAGCATTTACGCCGATCTCGAGCCCAATGTTGTCGACGAGGTCCGCACCGGCACCTACCGCAGCCTTTTTCACCCCGAGAACTTGATCACCGGCAAGGAGGATGCCTCAAACAACTATGCCCGTGGCCACTACACCGTTGGTAAGGAGATGATCGACCAGGTTCTGGACAAGGTCCGCCGCATGGCAGACTCTTGCTCTGGTCTCCAGGGTTTCCTGGTCTTCCACTCCTTCGGTGGTGGTACCGGTTCCGGTTTCGGTGCTCTCTTGATGGAGCGTCTCTCTGTCGACTACGGCAAGAAGTCCAAGCTCGAGTTCTGTGTTTACCCCGCCCCCCAGAACGCTACCTCCGTCGTCGAGCCCTACAACTCTATCCTCACCACTCACACCACCCTTGAGCACTCCGACTGCAGCTTCATGGTCGACAACGAGGCTATCTACGATATCTGCCGCCGCAACCTCGGCATTGAGCGCCCCAGCTACGAGAACCTCAACCGCCTGATCGCCCAGGTTGTCTCTTCCATTACCGCTTCCCTGCGATTCGATGGCTCCCTGAACGTTGATCTCAACGAATTCCAGACCAACCTGGTCCCCTACCCCCGTATTCACTTCCCTCTCGTTGCTTACTCTCCGGTTATCTCCGCCGACAAGGCCTCTCACGAAGCCAACTCGGTCCAGGACATCACCATGTCTTGCTTCGAGCCTAACAACCAGATGGTCAAGTGTGACCCCCGAAACGGCAAGTACATGGCCACTTGCCTTCTGTACCGTGGTGATGTCGTCCCCAAGGACACCCACGCTGCTGTCGCCACCCTCAAGACCAAGCGCACCATCCAGTTCGTCGACTGGTGCCCCACTGGCTTCAAGATCGGTATCTGCTaccagcctcctcagcaggTCCCCAACGGAGACCTTGCCAAGGTCAACCGTGCTGT TTGCATGCTGTCCAACACCACCGCTATCTCCGAGGCCTGGTCCGCTCTCGACCACAAGTTCGATCTCATGTACTCCAAGCGTGCTTTCGTCCACTGGTACGTTGGTGAGGGTATGGAGGAAGGTGAATTCTCTGAGGCCCGTGAGGACTTGGCCGCCCTGGAGCGCGATTACGAGGAGGTTGCTAGCGAATCcctggaggacgaggttgaggaAGCTGAGTACTAA
- a CDS encoding uncharacterized protein (COG:S;~EggNog:ENOG410PQZA;~InterPro:IPR019433;~PFAM:PF10333;~SECRETED:SignalP(1-18);~TransMembrane:1 (n3-13c18/19o202-223i)), whose product MMLLLFIYIVSLLSVASANVEKTIFIAPSAVTLPAKDSTFDDLGLERLSPSNGMLRTQLNASFPIDSKSQGTDSWYFLENLNPGQRYEVRICWLATQPTEFTLSAYTLPEIIEDRALLSAISLYSSSQLATSPPQAATTPIRRGRRSAVADSEPSADSVLFLRISAAADYFSLDQTLMENVPPVLADVILDPFLGNVFPKSLAPTACWISVVACLGIVVARWISREFTRVVNSADIRDPQDVKKDQ is encoded by the exons ATGATGCTCCTTCTATTCATTTACATCGTATCCCTCCTCTCCGTTGCCAGCGCCAACGTGGAGAAAACCATCTTCATCGCTCCCTCCGCAGTCACCCTCCCCGCCAAGGACTCAACCTTCGACGACCTAGGCCTCGAGCGCCTCTCTCCGTCAAATGGCATGCTGCGAACACAACTCAATGCCTCATTCCCAATAGATTCTAAGAGCCAGGGCACGGACTCATGGTATTTCCTCGAAAACCTCAACCCAGGACAGCGGTATGAGGTGCGCATTTGCTGGCTGGCTACT CAACCAACAGAATTCACATTATCCGCGTACACCCTCCCCGAGATTATAGAAGATCGTGCTCTCCTTTCCGCTATAAGTCTCTACTCGTCCTCGCAACTTGCAACATCCCCACCGCAAGCGGCAACAACGCCTATACGCCGGGGAAGACGTTCGGCTGTTGCGGATTCGGAACCAAGTGCGGACTCGGTGCTGTTTCTCCGGATTTCCGCTGCGGCGGATTATTTCTCACTTGACCAGACACTAATGGAGAATGTGCCGCCAGTGCTGGCGGATGTTATACTCGATCCATTCTTAGGAAATGTGTTCCCCAAAAGTCTCGCGCCGACAGCGTGCTGGATAAGCGTAGTTGCATGTCTGGGTATTGTTGTAGCGAGATGGATTTCTAGGGAGTTTACGAGAGTGGTAAATTCGGCAGACATCCGTGACCCTCAGGATGTTAAGAAAGATCAATAG
- the erdS gene encoding aspartyl-tRNA synthetase, cytoplasmic (COG:J;~EggNog:ENOG410PFAW;~InterPro:IPR006195,IPR024320,IPR012340,IPR004364, IPR004523,IPR002312;~PFAM:PF00152,PF09924;~go_component: GO:0005737 - cytoplasm [Evidence IEA];~go_function: GO:0000166 - nucleotide binding [Evidence IEA];~go_function: GO:0004812 - aminoacyl-tRNA ligase activity [Evidence IEA];~go_function: GO:0004815 - aspartate-tRNA ligase activity [Evidence IEA];~go_function: GO:0005524 - ATP binding [Evidence IEA];~go_process: GO:0006418 - tRNA aminoacylation for protein translation [Evidence IEA];~go_process: GO:0006422 - aspartyl-tRNA aminoacylation [Evidence IEA]): MSIKRALSKIKPKLEDASLPSLPGSKGSGSSNSRTASPRRNILSGFLRDRDYASSSDEVSDDSLPTAAGAMSKNQQKRLARRQRKSEQRSRMSEDIGSSESEHRHKEEISKAIREETPEMRGRYGDLPLLQSGSREREQRLDFDNISADMVGQQVFFTARLHIIRRMSAKLVFLVFRQQLSTFQGVLHETPGVKSIAMVQWAEHLRTGSIVRVRGTIQAPDVPVLGCTVHDVEVSIDEVHLVVRREDPVPFSIYEAEIRTPEEDLVEGRRSHISDRTRLTNRLLDLRTPTSQSIFRVQSAVGNLFRTALDEQSFIEIHTPKLQGSATESGASVFEVSYFGRDAFLAQSPQLAKQMAIAADFGRVYEIGAVFRAENSNTHRHLTEYTGLDIEMAIEEHYHEMLEVLDGVIKKIMEGIYGRFRREIEIIKHQFPSEDLVWLDETPVIKFAEGIKMLNDSGWRDDEGNPLPEDQDLSTRDEIRLGELVKEKYKTDYYVLDKFPVDARPFYAMPDPNDHRYTNSFDMFIRGQEIVSGGQRIHDPHMLEENMRRVGINPDSMEEYMEGFRWGAPPHAGAGIGLERMLMLILKLGNIRLASLFHRDPKSFPAKPPVLQLRHPESSTVDPPWVKEKRGAIAARESDLQPMEHLIANYGDATSTSWGDERFKIWRDMATGAAVSYVVSSNNYVVIPGNPLCDARQYNRIISQFLQWLRRETKYKPIWLLCSPEVEAVLGEKLGWRSLSCIAEEVVEPSRNQAAMDGELARKIRRTENEGIKIVTQNQGEMVPDSVREAIDKRIQDWKGNRKGAQVHLSEIHPWRDHEHRWYFYAVDKEGTICAFVALVLISPTYGMQVKYSFDFPGSPNGVIESLITHAIQTAGRGGAKKLTFGAGATTTLTPGHNMHGAKMKMLQHTYDALAKQFHLVRKSEFRAKLGAVDEPLYIAYPPHGLGQRGIRAVLHFFED; this comes from the coding sequence ATGTCCATCAAGCGGGCATTGTCCAAAATCAAGCCGAAACTTGAAGATGCCTCCCTCCCCTCGCTACCCGGCTCCAAGGGCTCCGGCTCGTCCAACTCCCGGACCGCCTCCCCTCGTCGTAACATCCTTAGCGGTTTCCTTCGTGATAGGGACTatgcttcctcttccgatGAGGTCTCGGATGATTCGTTGCCCACTGCGGCCGGTGCGATGAGCAAGAACCAGCAGAAACGTCTCGCCCGCCGCCAGAGGAAGAGCGAGCAACGCTCTCGGATGAGTGAGGACATTGGCTCATCCGAGTCTGAGCATCGCCACAAGGAAGAAATCAGCAAAGCGATCCGTGAAGAGACCCCGGAGATGAGGGGTCGGTATGGCGACTTGCCCCTGCTGCAGTCGGGTTCCCGAGAACGAGAACAGCGCCTCGATTTTGACAACATCTCTGCGGACATGGTTGGACAACAGGTATTCTTTACGGCTAGACTGCACATAATCCGCCGAATGAGTGCGAAGCTGGTTTTCTTGGTCTTCCGACAACAGCTGTCGACCTTTCAGGGTGTCCTTCACGAGACGCCTGGTGTGAAGTCCATTGCTATGGTTCAATGGGCTGAGCACTTGAGGACCGGGTCCATCGTCCGGGTCCGCGGCACCATCCAGGCTCCTGACGTTCCCGTCTTGGGGTGTACGGTTCATGACGTTGAAGTTTCAATTGACGAGGTTCATCTTGTCGTGCGTCGCGAGGACCCTGTTCCTTTTAGTATCTATGAGGCAGAGATACGCACTCCGGAGGAAGACCTGGTCGAAGGCCGCCGTAGCCATATTTCGGATCGCACCCGCCTGACAAACCGGTTGCTTGATTTACGAACACCCACCTCCCAGTCTATTTTCCGAGTCCAGTCCGCCGTTGGAAACCTCTTCCGAACTGCTCTGGATGAGCAAAGTTTCATAGAGATCCACACACCGAAGCTGCAAGGATCTGCAACGGAATCTGGTGCTAGCGTCTTCGAAGTCAGCTATTTTGGGCGCGATGCTTTCCTGGCACAGAGCCCCCAGCTTGCCAAACAAATGGCCATTGCAGCAGACTTCGGTCGTGTGTATGAGATCGGAGCGGTTTTTCGCGCGGAGAACTCCAACACTCATCGCCACTTGACAGAGTACACAGGCTTGGATATTGAGATGGCGATTGAAGAGCACTACCATGAGATGCTGGAAGTGTTAGATGGAGTGATCAAGAAAATCATGGAAGGAATCTATGGGCGTTTCCGCCGAGAGATCGAGATCATCAAGCATCAATTTCCCTCCGAAGATCTTGTTTGGCTCGATGAGACCCCGGTCATTAAATTTGCCGAAGGCATCAAGATGCTCAACGACTCAGGATGGCGGGATGATGAAGGCAACCCACTGCCCGAAGACCAGGACCTTAGCACTCGAGACGAAATACGTCTCGGTGAATTAGTCAAGGAGAAGTACAAGACTGACTATTACGTCCTTGATAAATTCCCTGTCGATGCCCGTCCATTCTATGCGATGCCCGATCCAAATGATCACCGGTACACGAACTCGTTTGATATGTTCATTCGTGGTCAAGAAATCGTATCTGGTGGCCAACGTATTCACGACCCTCACATGCTGGAAGAAAATATGCGTCGAGTGGGCATAAACCCGGACTCGATGGAGGAATACATGGAGGGTTTCCGCTGGGGAGCACCGCCACACGCGGGCGCCGGAATTGGTCTGGAACGGATGCTGATGCTCATTCTCAAGTTGGGCAATATCCGTCTTGCgtccctcttccaccgcgaCCCTAAGAGCTTCCCCGCTAAACCCCCCGTCCTCCAACTGCGACACCCAGAGTCGTCGACTGTCGACCCGCCTTGGGTTAAGGAGAAGAGGGGCGCAATAGCGGCTAGGGAAAGTGACCTGCAGCCGATGGAGCATTTGATCGCCAACTACGGCGATGCCACTTCGACGTCTTGGGGCGACGAACGCTTTAAAATTTGGCGTGATATGGCCACTGGCGCTGCAGTCTCATATGTAGTCAGCAGCAACAATTACGTCGTGATCCCGGGTAACCCCTTGTGCGACGCCAGACAATATAATCGGATCATTAGCCAGTTCCTGCAATGGCTACGCCGTGAAACAAAGTACAAGCCAATCTGGCTTCTTTGCTCTCCGGAAGTCGAGGCTGTTCTCGGAGAGAAACTCGGCTGGCGCAGCTTGTCCTGCATTGCCGAAGAAGTGGTGGAACCCTCTCGCAACCAAGCTGCTATGGACGGAGAGCTTGCTCGGAAGATTCGACGCACAGAGAACGAGGGGATCAAGATTGTAACTCAGAACCAGGGTGAGATGGTGCCCGATAGCGTTCGCGAGGCGATCGATAAACGGATCCAAGATTGGAAGGGGAACCGTAAGGGTGCGCAAGTGCATCTTTCGGAGATCCATCCATGGCGCGATCATGAACACCGTTGGTATTTCTATGCGGTCGACAAAGAAGGGACAATCTGTGCCTTTGTCGCCCTGGTTCTGATCTCGCCTACCTACGGGATGCAGGTGAAGTACAGCTTTGACTTCCCAGGCTCTCCGAACGGCGTTATCGAGTCTCTCATCACCCATGCTATCCAAACAGCCGGCCGCGGCGGCGCTAAAAAGCTCACCTTCGGCGCCGGTGCAACCACAACCCTTACCCCAGGCCACAACATGCATGGCgcaaagatgaagatgctcCAACATACCTACGACGCCCTCGCAAAGCAATTCCACCTTGTCCGGAAGAGCGAGTTCCGTGCAAAACTTGGCGCCGTGGACGAGCCGCTCTACATTGCATATCCTCCTCATGGTCTCGGCCAAAGAGGTATCCGAGCCGTTCTACACTTTTTCGAAGATTAA
- a CDS encoding alpha/beta hydrolase (CAZy:CE10;~COG:V;~EggNog:ENOG410PN60;~InterPro:IPR029058,IPR013094;~MEROPS:MER0042911;~PFAM:PF07859;~SECRETED:SignalP(1-21);~TransMembrane:1 (o6-24i);~go_function: GO:0016787 - hydrolase activity [Evidence IEA]) codes for MASRSWLYVQAIFWRFLMRLGMFFHNIPPPRPPRVTFSRSFPSGSSRVNLQFYCPSGYYSGRKDGRRLPVVVNFHGGGFTLGGPTDDSRWAQAVLSEVGAVVVSVGYRRAPEHPFPAAVDDGVLALQYLSKHAEELGLDVSRVAISGFSAGGNLTVTVPLRYRDLLLQAEHERWLSRADSTHQLVDATASELNIVALFCWYPILDFDEPREHRRAMSINPDKTLPAFFTDLFDEAYLPDLEERRSPYASPVHATDEALRDSLPHDIFFYICEWDMLLNEGQRFVRRLLDINKHVRAMMIEGARHAWDKSPNPFRDTRDVNVLYQDACADMKAIFEHR; via the coding sequence ATGGCTTCTCGCTCGTGGCTGTATGTGCAGGCCATTTTTTGGCGCTTTCTGATGCGCCTGGGCATGTTCTTTCATAATATCCCCCCTCCGCGTCCTCCGAGAGTGACTTTCTCCCGCTCGTTCCCGTCTGGATCCTCCAGGGTCAACTTACAGTTTTACTGCCCGTCGGGCTATTACAGCGGTCGCAAGGATGGCCGCCGGCTTCCGGTTGTCGTAAACTTCCACGGGGGCGGTTTTACACTGGGAGGTCCGACTGACGATTCGCGATGGGCGCAAGCCGTCTTATCCGAAGTTGGGGCCGTCGTCGTTAGTGTTGGTTATCGCCGGGCTCCCGAACATCCGTTTCCGGCCGCCGTTGATGATGGAGTCCTGGCTCTTCAGTATTTGTCCAAACATGCTGAGGAGTTAGGTCTTGACGTCTCTCGCGTTGCCATCAGTGGCTTCTCTGCTGGAGGGAATTTGACCGTCACGGTGCCCCTGCGGTACCGGGACCTCCTTCTGCAGGCCGAGCATGAGCGCTGGCTGAGTCGGGCCGACTCGACTCATCAGCTCGTGGATGCAACCGCCAGCGAACTCAATATTGTTGCGCTCTTTTGCTGGTATCCCATCCTCGATTTTGACGAGCCCCGTGAGCACCGTCGTGCAATGAGCATCAATCCCGACAAGACGCTCCCAGCTTTCTTCACCGACCTGTTTGATGAGGCTTACCTACCAGATCTCGAGGAGCGTCGGTCGCCATATGCGTCGCCTGTTCACGCCACTGATGAGGCATTGCGCGATTCGTTACCGCACGATATCTTTTTCTATATCTGCGAGTGGGATATGCTGCTGAACGAGGGCCAGCGGTTTGTCCGTCGGCTGCTAGATATCAACAAACATGTGCGCGCAATGATGATCGAAGGAGCGCGCCACGCCTGGGACAAGTCGCCCAATCCCTTCCGGGATACTAGGGACGTGAATGTCCTCTATCAAGATGCTTGTGCTGATATGAAGGCCATCTTTGAGCACCGATGA